Proteins from one Halanaerobiaceae bacterium ANBcell28 genomic window:
- a CDS encoding glycoside hydrolase family 9 protein, translating to MKKYKIFTLIILLFLIASSISLAADYNYVDALAKSILFYDANMCGPEAADNRFQWRDACHIHDGQDVGLDLTGGFHDAGDHMKFGLPQAYSSSVLAYTMYLYEDTLKDKGQYDYLYRIVKHFTDYYIRSHPDPNTFYYQVSDGNIDHAYWGPPELQKGERPTYAAITPSTPASGVAGQTAASLALMYLNSKDSDPEYAAIALENAKSIYNLGKNHLGTGGGQSFYVHGPYWDELAWAGIWLYNATGDNQYLEDVDFFIRSHLPHGAAGYVNRWTLCWDDVWAVVFMEMYRITGESVYRDAIEANLNYWMNEIQTTPGGLSYLTEWGVNRYAAAQAFLALIYYDMTNNGAYRDYAKSQIDYMLGSNPRNSSYVVGFGENYPQFPHHRGSSGRLEGPPADEKKEMPQRHILYGALVGGPQADDSYIDDIDDYRFTEVAIDYNAGFVGAMAGIAKHFGQGQLPEPIPQEPEVEEIYVEASIGTQSGTEIGLSFYLVNESIHPPRYEDKLSFRYFMDLTSIYNSGYSANDVSTRIDYDENGASVSPVREWDRDNHIYYVEIDYHGVDLYGPSELQLFITSYSTSALNAQDDPSREGLSSSLSKSEFIPVYRDGEKIYGLEPGEDNGHEELKYGDLNGDNRIDSLDYMLLARYVLSEISEFPVGNTDLADLNQDGVIDSRDLMILGRYLMTMIDELPYQQ from the coding sequence ATGAAAAAATACAAAATATTTACTTTAATAATTTTATTGTTTTTAATTGCTTCTAGTATCAGTTTGGCAGCAGACTATAATTATGTAGATGCATTAGCTAAATCTATTCTTTTCTATGATGCGAATATGTGTGGTCCTGAAGCTGCGGATAATAGGTTTCAGTGGCGTGATGCTTGTCATATACATGATGGGCAAGATGTAGGTCTAGATTTAACAGGAGGTTTCCATGATGCAGGTGACCATATGAAATTTGGTTTACCTCAAGCATATTCTTCATCAGTACTTGCTTATACAATGTATCTTTATGAGGATACTTTAAAGGATAAAGGACAGTATGATTATTTATATAGGATAGTAAAACATTTTACTGATTATTATATTAGATCACATCCTGATCCAAATACATTTTATTATCAGGTGTCAGATGGAAATATTGATCATGCTTACTGGGGTCCACCTGAATTGCAAAAAGGTGAAAGACCTACATATGCAGCTATTACTCCCTCAACTCCTGCTTCTGGAGTTGCTGGACAAACAGCAGCATCATTAGCTTTAATGTACTTAAACTCAAAGGATTCTGATCCTGAGTATGCAGCAATAGCTTTAGAAAATGCAAAGTCAATTTATAATTTAGGTAAAAATCATCTAGGAACTGGTGGTGGACAATCATTCTATGTTCATGGACCATACTGGGATGAATTAGCTTGGGCTGGTATATGGCTATATAATGCAACTGGCGATAATCAATATTTAGAGGATGTGGATTTCTTTATTAGATCACATTTACCACATGGAGCAGCTGGTTATGTAAATCGCTGGACACTATGTTGGGATGATGTTTGGGCAGTGGTCTTCATGGAAATGTACAGAATTACAGGAGAAAGTGTCTATCGTGATGCAATAGAGGCTAATCTAAACTATTGGATGAATGAGATCCAAACAACCCCTGGTGGTTTGAGTTATCTAACTGAATGGGGTGTGAATAGATATGCAGCTGCACAAGCTTTTCTGGCTTTGATTTATTATGATATGACTAACAATGGTGCTTATAGAGACTATGCTAAATCTCAGATAGACTATATGCTTGGTTCAAATCCTAGAAATAGTTCTTATGTAGTTGGATTTGGAGAAAATTATCCTCAATTCCCTCATCACAGGGGTTCAAGTGGAAGATTAGAGGGACCACCTGCCGATGAAAAGAAAGAGATGCCACAACGACATATTCTTTATGGTGCATTAGTTGGTGGACCTCAAGCTGATGATTCATATATTGATGATATAGATGATTATAGGTTTACAGAGGTAGCTATAGATTATAATGCAGGCTTTGTTGGAGCTATGGCAGGAATAGCTAAACATTTTGGTCAGGGACAGCTTCCAGAGCCTATTCCTCAAGAACCAGAAGTAGAAGAGATTTATGTAGAAGCATCAATTGGGACTCAAAGTGGAACTGAAATTGGATTAAGTTTTTATCTAGTGAATGAATCAATTCATCCACCGAGATATGAAGATAAATTATCATTTAGATACTTTATGGATTTGACTAGTATATATAATAGTGGTTATTCAGCTAATGATGTATCTACTAGAATAGATTATGACGAAAATGGAGCAAGTGTTTCCCCAGTAAGGGAATGGGATAGGGATAATCATATCTACTATGTAGAAATAGACTATCATGGTGTAGATTTGTATGGCCCTTCAGAACTACAATTATTTATTACATCTTATAGTACTTCAGCTTTAAATGCACAAGATGATCCATCCAGGGAAGGTTTAAGCTCAAGTCTTTCTAAAAGCGAATTTATTCCGGTTTATCGTGATGGAGAGAAAATCTATGGGCTAGAACCTGGAGAAGATAATGGTCATGAAGAACTAAAATATGGGGATTTAAATGGTGATAATCGAATCGACTCTCTTGATTATATGTTATTGGCAAGATATGTACTTAGTGAAATAAGTGAATTTCCAGTAGGAAACACTGATCTAGCAGACTTAAATCAAGATGGTGTAATAGACTCTCGAGATCTTATGATTCTAGGAAGATATTTAATGACTATGATTGATGAATTACCATATCAACAATAA
- a CDS encoding glycoside hydrolase family 9 protein, whose protein sequence is MNKRIKIFVVCIIMFIVLIHSIPANAGTYNYGEALQKAILFYEFQRAGELPQDEIRNNWRGDSVLNDGADVGLDLSKGWFDAGDHMKFNFPMAYTVTMLSWAVYEYPEAFEESGQMEYIKREIKWATDYLINCHPEPFVYYYQVGDGIADHAWWGPAEAVEAEMTDPNSPMQARPAYKVTLDSPGSAVVAETAAALSSASLIFADSDPDYSAKLLSHAEQLFEFADITRSDEGYTEAENFYKSWSGFYDELTWAAAWLYLATEDQYYLDMAESYVEYWATEDQSDVIKYRWGHCWDEKLYGAQLLLARITEDEFYIECIERHLDWWTTGYDDHRITYNPDGLPALDIWGTLRYATTTGFLAAVYADWEGANHNRAQICMEFARNMANIALGDTGRSFMVGFGENPPVRYHHRTAHGSWGDSQTVPEYHRHILVGALVGGPDSNGEYEDRIDDYQRNEVAIDYNAGFVGLLARMYKEYGGDPIENFNAIEEVTEDEFYVEAAINTSGEYFIEIRSFLYNKSAWPAVASDRLYFKYFIDLTSFFNDGYTVNDLTITTNYNMGSEVTGPYVWDEENNIYYVLIDYAGTWIYPGGQSAHRKETQFRISGPRGVPFDYFDDYSFQDISSTDANNPVKTDRITVYEEGRLLFGVEPDGGAKKPEIILGDIDGNGIVDSIDLVLLGRYILTMIDELPSEESYIAADLNKDSVIDALDYAKLGRLILDE, encoded by the coding sequence ATGAATAAGAGAATTAAGATTTTTGTAGTTTGCATTATTATGTTTATAGTTTTAATACATTCAATTCCTGCTAATGCAGGAACATATAACTATGGTGAAGCCCTTCAAAAGGCTATTTTATTCTATGAATTTCAGAGGGCTGGAGAACTTCCTCAAGATGAGATACGAAATAATTGGCGAGGTGATTCTGTATTAAATGATGGTGCTGATGTAGGGCTTGATCTTTCAAAAGGGTGGTTTGATGCAGGAGACCATATGAAATTTAATTTTCCTATGGCATATACTGTAACTATGTTATCCTGGGCTGTATATGAATATCCTGAAGCTTTTGAAGAAAGTGGACAAATGGAATACATAAAAAGAGAAATCAAATGGGCAACAGATTATTTAATTAATTGTCATCCAGAACCGTTTGTATATTATTATCAAGTTGGCGATGGAATTGCTGATCATGCCTGGTGGGGACCGGCTGAAGCAGTTGAAGCTGAAATGACTGACCCAAATTCACCTATGCAGGCTAGACCAGCATATAAAGTTACATTAGATAGTCCTGGTTCTGCAGTGGTGGCAGAAACTGCAGCTGCCCTTTCTTCAGCTTCACTAATATTCGCAGATAGTGATCCTGATTATTCTGCTAAACTTTTAAGTCATGCAGAACAATTATTTGAATTTGCAGATATTACTAGAAGTGATGAAGGCTATACTGAAGCAGAAAATTTTTATAAATCTTGGAGCGGTTTTTATGATGAACTAACCTGGGCAGCAGCTTGGTTATATTTAGCGACAGAAGATCAATATTATTTAGATATGGCGGAATCATATGTTGAATATTGGGCAACTGAAGATCAATCAGATGTCATCAAGTATAGATGGGGACATTGTTGGGATGAAAAATTATATGGTGCTCAATTACTTCTAGCTAGAATTACTGAGGATGAATTCTATATCGAATGTATTGAAAGACATCTTGATTGGTGGACTACTGGTTATGATGATCATAGAATTACTTACAATCCAGATGGCTTACCTGCTCTTGATATTTGGGGTACTTTACGATATGCAACCACAACAGGTTTTCTAGCAGCAGTTTATGCTGACTGGGAAGGTGCTAATCATAACAGAGCACAAATTTGTATGGAATTTGCAAGAAACATGGCTAATATAGCGTTAGGTGATACAGGAAGAAGTTTTATGGTAGGCTTTGGGGAAAACCCACCTGTACGTTATCATCATAGGACAGCTCATGGTTCCTGGGGAGACAGTCAAACAGTTCCAGAATATCATAGACATATCCTTGTTGGTGCTTTAGTGGGTGGTCCTGATAGTAATGGTGAATATGAAGACAGAATAGATGATTATCAGAGAAATGAGGTAGCAATTGATTATAATGCTGGTTTTGTAGGATTGCTTGCTAGAATGTATAAAGAATACGGAGGAGATCCTATTGAAAACTTTAATGCTATAGAAGAAGTAACAGAAGATGAATTTTATGTAGAAGCAGCTATAAATACTAGTGGTGAATATTTTATTGAAATAAGATCTTTCTTATATAATAAATCTGCTTGGCCAGCTGTAGCAAGTGATAGATTATACTTTAAATACTTTATTGATCTTACTTCCTTCTTTAATGATGGTTATACTGTAAATGATTTAACTATAACTACAAATTATAACATGGGTTCAGAAGTGACAGGCCCGTATGTTTGGGATGAGGAAAACAATATATATTATGTATTAATTGATTATGCTGGTACATGGATATATCCAGGAGGACAATCAGCCCACAGAAAGGAAACCCAGTTTAGAATATCTGGGCCACGTGGTGTTCCATTTGATTATTTTGATGATTATTCATTCCAGGATATTAGTTCAACAGATGCTAATAATCCAGTTAAAACAGATAGAATTACCGTCTATGAGGAAGGCAGATTATTGTTTGGAGTAGAACCAGATGGTGGTGCTAAGAAACCAGAAATTATTTTAGGCGATATTGATGGTAATGGTATAGTTGATTCTATTGATCTTGTTTTATTAGGACGTTATATACTGACTATGATTGATGAACTTCCAAGTGAAGAAAGCTATATTGCAGCTGATTTAAATAAAGACTCTGTAATTGATGCTTTAGATTATGCTAAACTAGGTAGGTTAATATTAGATGAATAG
- a CDS encoding glycosyl hydrolase family 8 — MKRFKNVFLFTLIAILALSVTISAFPYNAEYPYGFSSVANNQQEINDFIWQEWEQWKSERITSQGAGGYRRVQRCAADDFDSVSEGLAYGMLLAVYFNEQDLFDDLYGYVSLYKNSRGLMGWQIDAQGNIVGSGGANAATDADEDIALALIFADSVWGSNASVNYEQEARNFLDALMAYCVEPGTYVLKPGDVWGGSNVTNPSYFAPAWYKVFADFSGNQDWLRVVDSSYDIVENVKNFNSGTGLVPDWCRADGSQASGMGYDFSYDAIRYPWRTAIDYSWYGDQRAKTNVDLSNQFFNNIGVNNLNAVYTITGQPSGSPANATFVSMIAAGSMTGYNMNFAQDLLELNIATKDSGPQYNYYGNSLRLLSLLYMSGNFPNLYEYDGSDPDDPDDPDPEVILGDVNGDGLVNSMDYTLLSRYILSEITEFPCENGVIAADINEDSVVDSRDLSLLGRIILGN, encoded by the coding sequence ATGAAAAGATTTAAAAATGTTTTTCTATTCACATTAATTGCAATCTTGGCACTTAGTGTTACAATTTCAGCATTTCCATATAATGCAGAATATCCATATGGTTTTTCATCAGTTGCAAATAACCAACAGGAAATTAACGACTTCATATGGCAGGAATGGGAACAATGGAAGAGTGAAAGAATTACTTCACAGGGCGCAGGAGGATATAGGCGTGTTCAACGTTGTGCCGCAGATGATTTTGATAGTGTATCAGAGGGCTTAGCCTATGGTATGTTATTAGCAGTATATTTTAATGAACAAGATCTCTTTGATGATCTTTATGGTTATGTAAGTTTATATAAGAATAGTAGGGGTTTAATGGGTTGGCAAATTGATGCTCAAGGAAACATAGTTGGTTCTGGAGGTGCTAATGCAGCAACAGATGCTGATGAAGATATAGCTTTAGCTTTAATATTTGCAGATTCAGTTTGGGGTTCAAATGCTTCAGTTAATTATGAACAAGAAGCAAGAAATTTTCTTGATGCCCTTATGGCTTATTGTGTAGAGCCTGGTACTTATGTATTGAAGCCTGGGGATGTATGGGGTGGATCAAATGTAACAAATCCTTCATATTTTGCTCCAGCCTGGTATAAGGTATTTGCTGATTTTTCTGGCAATCAAGATTGGTTACGTGTAGTAGATAGTAGTTATGACATAGTAGAGAATGTTAAGAACTTTAATAGTGGTACTGGATTAGTTCCAGATTGGTGTCGAGCAGATGGAAGTCAGGCATCTGGAATGGGATATGATTTTTCATATGATGCTATTCGTTATCCCTGGAGAACAGCAATAGATTATTCTTGGTATGGTGATCAGCGTGCAAAAACAAATGTAGATTTAAGTAATCAGTTTTTCAATAATATTGGCGTTAATAACCTTAATGCTGTTTACACAATTACCGGACAACCTTCAGGTTCTCCTGCTAATGCAACATTTGTTTCTATGATTGCTGCAGGTAGTATGACTGGTTATAACATGAACTTCGCTCAAGACTTATTAGAACTAAATATTGCTACTAAAGATTCTGGACCACAATACAATTATTATGGTAATAGTTTAAGACTTCTATCATTACTATATATGAGTGGTAACTTCCCTAATTTATACGAATATGACGGTTCTGATCCAGATGACCCAGATGACCCAGATCCAGAAGTTATTTTAGGTGATGTAAATGGTGATGGTCTTGTTAATTCTATGGATTATACACTACTAAGCAGATATATCTTAAGTGAAATTACTGAATTTCCATGTGAAAACGGAGTAATTGCTGCTGATATAAATGAAGACTCTGTTGTAGATTCAAGAGACCTCTCATTATTAGGAAGAATTATTTTAGGTAATTAA